A stretch of the Neodiprion lecontei isolate iyNeoLeco1 chromosome 4, iyNeoLeco1.1, whole genome shotgun sequence genome encodes the following:
- the LOC107216804 gene encoding toll-like receptor 6, protein MREIVMKMMLFWVIRILVSYNTAVCFALFVGEAAAEPLRYAAPEDCAWHSHNSEDEVSLTCSLRSINSEFDTTNFSLIPSEHTAVLKIECDTSIQTKSSLSEDSFAHLHKLRELHLDGCKLANWPAGALNGLRNLRNLAIRTRNNDYPAFSLELFPDAFAVTPHIEKLDLASNNIWSFPDRLFCPLSALVYLNVSGNRLQDVTELNFRETSEPQPQSLVADSEEPPTSSTSCSLDIQILDVSSNHLIVLPSKGFSTLRRLKELRLARNEINMVDDKALFGLRSLEIFDLSDNRVVALPAELFRDTANTIKEIHLQNNSLSVLAPGLFADLKQLVALYLSRNSLTSAWFSSTTFSGLIRLVLLDLSRNKIATLDPALFKDLYTVQILNLQNNKLETIPADTFSPMSNLHTLVLKNNRLTYLDAYSLNGLFALSLLALDSNHIEGIHPDAFRNCSSLRDLNLSGNNLDSIPAALKDMRMLRTIDLGENQIKRLVDPGFKGMSSLYGLRLIGNEIANVTKAAFAEMPALQILNLARNKIERVESGAFGESPALQAVRLDANFIRDMSGIFMNAPGLLWLNMSDNAIEHFDYTLLPRELQWLDMHKNKISDLGVAPPGLRIQTLDASFNRITKIPANSLPESIELLFLNDNLIHSVEPHTFVAKVNLTRVDLYANQIVSMELSALQLAPVPPDRALPEFYVGGNPFQCDCTMEWLQRINALTLRQHPKVMDLASVYCRLPYDRRKSFAPLLEASPSQFLCTYKTHCFALCHCCDFDACDCEMTCPTNCTCYHDQSWSANVVDCSRSGYTNLPGRLPMDATEVYLDGNEFGELTSHAFIGRKNLQVLYANNSNIVSIHNHTFSGLKRLVVLHLENNKIITLRGLELAALAGLKELYLQNNLLVHIDNGTFLPLRELEVLRLENNRLTTFAVWQLAQNPYLVDIGLVNNPWSCECGYLGRFREWVSVHKAKITDLARVSCALGSPLGIHGNSSVINCAALSGATPAIETRPLEGYLPLLLASAALFFALIGLVCGALRHRQTLRAWAAGRCGLRACYKTAAFEESDRPFDAYISYSAKDEAFVSRSLAPGLEMSYRLCLHYRDLGSGSSVADAVNEAADSSRRTILVLSRNFIHGEWARFEFKAALRSILRDKGRSVIFLLVGGVSPQDLDSDLRKRIASHTVVAWGEKLFWQKLRFAMPDPPASLVTLDRGLPPPPLPPPPHHLWA, encoded by the coding sequence ATGCGGGAAATTGTGATGAAAATGATGCTTTTTTGGGTGATCAGGATATTGGTTAGCTACAACACGGCCGTGTGCTTCGCGTTGTTCGTCGGCGAGGCCGCCGCGGAGCCTCTTAGATATGCTGCGCCGGAGGACTGTGCATGGCACTCGCATAATTCGGAGGACGAAGTTTCGCTGACCTGTTCGCTTCGCTCGATAAACAGTGAGTTTGACACGACGAACTTTAGCCTGATACCGAGCGAACATACCGCCGTGCTGAAAATAGAATGCGACACCAGTATTCAGACGAAAAGCTCACTTAGCGAGGACAGCTTTGCCCACCTTCACAAACTCCGCGAGCTTCACTTGGACGGATGCAAACTTGCCAACTGGCCCGCGGGCGCTCTTAACGGTCTGAGAAATTTGCGGAACCTCGCCATCAGGACGCGGAACAACGATTATCCTGCCTTTAGCTTGGAACTATTCCCGGACGCGTTCGCCGTCACGCCTCATATAGAAAAATTGGACCTAGCCTCAAACAACATATGGTCCTTTCCGGACCGTCTGTTTTGCCCCCTGTCGGCGTTGGTATATTTGAATGTGTCTGGCAACAGATTACAGGATGTCACGGAGCTCAATTTTCGGGAGACCAGCGAACCCCAGCCGCAATCATTGGTCGCCGACTCCGAGGAACCGCCGACGAGTTCGACCTCGTGTTCCCTGGACATTCAAATCCTTGACGTTTCCTCGAACCACCTCATCGTGCTTCCTTCGAAAGGATTTTCCACTCTGAGACGGTTGAAGGAATTGCGCCTCGCGAGGAACGAGATCAATATGGTCGACGACAAGGCGCTATTCGGTCTTCGGAGCCTTGAGATATTTGATCTGTCAGACAACAGGGTTGTCGCCCTGCCCGCCGAGTTGTTCAGAGACACGGCCAACACTATCAAGGAAATCCACTTGCAGAATAATTCACTGAGTGTTCTCGCGCCCGGTTTGTTTGCCGACTTAAAACAGCTCGTCGCGTTATACTTGTCCAGGAATTCACTGACCAGTGCTTGGTTCAGCTCGACCACGTTTTCGGGTCTGATTAGATTGGTTCTGCTGGATTTGTCGAGGAACAAAATAGCCACGCTGGACCCGGCGCTCTTCAAGGATCTGTACACCGTCCAGATtttgaatttgcaaaataacAAGCTCGAAACCATACCTGCGGACACGTTTTCGCCGATGAGTAACCTGCACACTCTCGTGCTGAAAAATAATCGCCTAACTTACCTGGATGCCTACTCATTGAACGGACTATTCGCGCTGTCTTTGCTGGCTCTTGACTCGAATCACATCGAAGGGATACATCCGGACGCATTTCGAAACTGTTCCAGTCTCCGCGACCTAAATTTGTCGGGTAATAACTTGGACAGCATACCGGCAGCTCTGAAGGACATGCGGATGCTGCGAACGATAGATCTGGGCGAAAATCAGATAAAGAGACTGGTTGATCCGGGGTTTAAGGGTATGTCTAGTTTGTACGGATTGAGATTAATTGGAAACGAAATAGCGAACGTCACGAAAGCAGCTTTCGCCGAGATGCCGGCCTTGCAAATATTGAACCTCGCTAGGAATAAAATCGAGAGAGTGGAGAGCGGTGCTTTCGGGGAGAGTCCAGCGCTTCAGGCTGTTCGTCTAGACGCGAACTTCATTCGGGACATGAGCGGTATATTCATGAACGCTCCGGGTCTGCTGTGGCTGAACATGTCCGACAACGCAATCGAGCACTTCGATTACACCCTGCTTCCGCGGGAGTTGCAGTGGCTCGACATGCACAAGAACAAAATTTCCGACCTGGGCGTCGCCCCGCCGGGACTCCGGATCCAAACCCTGGACGCATCCTTTAATCGAATAACCAAGATTCCGGCCAATTCTTTGCCCGAATCCATAGAGCTACTCTTCCTCAATGACAATCTCATCCACAGTGTCGAACCGCACACGTTCGTGGCTAAGGTGAACCTCACCAGGGTCGATTTGTATGCAAACCAGATCGTGAGCATGGAACTGTCGGCGCTGCAACTCGCCCCGGTGCCACCCGATAGAGCTTTGCCAGAGTTTTACGTCGGCGGAAATCCTTTCCAGTGTGACTGCACCATGGAGTGGCTGCAGAGGATAAACGCGTTAACTTTACGCCAGCATCCGAAAGTTATGGATTTGGCATCGGTGTACTGCCGGCTTCCTTACGATAGGCGAAAGTCGTTCGCACCGCTTCTCGAAGCATCGCCGTCTCAGTTTCTCTGCACCTACAAAACGCACTGTTTCGCTCTCTGCCACTGCTGTGACTTCGACGCCTGCGACTGCGAGATGACTTGTCCTACGAATTGTACCTGCTACCACGACCAATCGTGGTCGGCGAACGTCGTCGACTGTTCGCGGTCCGGCTACACCAACTTGCCAGGACGTCTGCCCATGGACGCTACCGAGGTCTACTTGGACGGCAACGAGTTCGGAGAGCTGACGTCGCACGCCTTCATTGGACGAAAAAACTTGCAGGTTCTCTACGCCAATAACAGCAACATCGTGTCCATTCACAATCACACGTTCAGCGGACTGAAGCGGCTGGTTGTGCTTCATCTTGAGAATAACAAGATAATCACGCTGAGAGGATTGGAGCTGGCCGCTCTGGCCGGCCTCAAGGAACTGTACTTACAAAACAACCTCCTGGTTCATATCGATAACGGGACTTTCCTCCCGCTGAGAGAACTGGAGGTTCTGCGGCTGGAGAACAATCGGCTAACGACATTCGCAGTCTGGCAGCTAGCCCAGAACCCTTACCTGGTGGACATCGGGCTCGTTAATAATCCCTGGAGCTGCGAGTGCGGGTATTTAGGCCGCTTCAGGGAATGGGTCTCCGTTCATAAGGCCAAGATTACCGATCTAGCCCGCGTCTCTTGCGCGCTGGGGTCGCCCCTTGGTATTCACGGAAACTCTTCGGTGATAAATTGCGCCGCGTTGTCCGGCGCTACTCCCGCCATTGAGACACGCCCTCTCGAGGGCTACCTTCCTCTTCTGCTGGCGTCCGCGGCGTTATTCTTCGCGCTGATCGGACTCGTCTGCGGAGCCCTGAGACACAGGCAGACCCTCAGAGCCTGGGCTGCGGGCAGATGCGGCCTGAGAGCCTGCTACAAGACCGCCGCCTTCGAGGAGAGCGACAGACCCTTTGacgcgtacatctcgtactcGGCGAAGGACGAGGCGTTCGTATCGAGGTCCCTTGCCCCCGGCCTCGAAATGTCCTACAGACTCTGTCTCCACTACCGCGACCTCGGCTCAGGTTCGAGCGTCGCCGATGCCGTAAACGAGGCGGCCGACTCCTCGCGACGAACCATCCTCGTTCTGTCCAGAAACTTCATCCATGGCGAATGGGCGAGATTTGAGTTTAAAGCAGCGCTCAGAAGCATCCTCAGGGACAAAGGACGCTCCGTTATCTTTCTACTGGTTGGTGGTGTTAGTCCCCAGGATCTCGATTCGGATTTGCGGAAGCGAATTGCCTCCCACACGGTCGTCGCCTGGGGCGAGAAACTCTTCTGGCAAAAGCTCAGATTCGCAATGCCTGATCCACCCGCCTCACTGGTTACCTTAGACAGGGGACTTCCTCCGCCGCCGCTCCCTCCGCCGCCGCATCACCTGTGGGCGTAG